One genomic region from Clostridium saccharobutylicum DSM 13864 encodes:
- a CDS encoding dynamin family protein gives MDVLSNDFKLEFTAICKMLQSYNESYSYLENKQINDIKNFINSDFLKFIESEHFLNKKELVDKFQKELDKFYMYTACSSLANKTMIGIGGALNSGKSSFLNNLFDINILPSMITPATVVPTYVLQNDNRKISLLNTFNKIIDVNEEEMKNIYYEFEDTYNFPVSNVLNKIFIQIPEQIYSNLSFLDIAGYSLFGKEAYNDNNDCKLISEQLNYCDYILWFVDSECGTIKQSDIDFLENLRKDIPILIVISRADKKQIEDIEKIENEIRMSLKKRGVGVLDIIPYSSKNSDMYSINKIKKYLEKWNMNDVKCTISRDFQVLFDKFGECFYEERKREKANLSIITSLLLNIHQAEEIKKLELIQEEIAYKMDRIKQSEKKLKQLNMKFLSLLRKCAEEVEIDIYESLKDEQNGNIVNFIKEYKKENGIKDKNYKNLINIRLYYSNNESLKNKVLFSNDNNSIIYKEIINRKLSCMNRGWLLHHKRSIKNIIKGFSNSSFKLPKKKKNNNILIKNKVRNLKTNDIYWIKIKEV, from the coding sequence ATGGATGTACTAAGTAATGATTTTAAGTTAGAATTTACAGCTATTTGTAAAATGTTACAAAGTTATAATGAAAGTTATTCTTATTTAGAAAATAAACAAATTAATGATATTAAGAATTTTATTAATTCTGATTTTTTAAAGTTTATTGAAAGCGAGCATTTCTTAAATAAGAAAGAATTAGTTGATAAATTTCAAAAAGAACTTGATAAATTTTATATGTATACAGCTTGTAGTTCTCTTGCTAATAAAACTATGATTGGTATTGGTGGAGCTTTGAATAGTGGGAAATCAAGTTTTTTAAATAATTTATTTGATATAAATATATTACCAAGTATGATAACACCAGCAACAGTGGTACCTACATATGTGCTTCAAAATGACAATAGAAAAATATCTTTATTAAATACGTTTAATAAAATAATAGATGTAAATGAAGAAGAGATGAAAAATATATATTATGAATTCGAAGATACTTATAATTTTCCTGTTTCGAATGTTTTGAATAAGATTTTTATTCAAATACCGGAACAAATATATTCTAATTTATCTTTTTTGGATATTGCTGGATATAGTCTTTTTGGAAAGGAGGCTTATAATGATAACAACGATTGTAAGCTCATAAGTGAACAGTTAAATTATTGTGATTATATTTTATGGTTTGTTGATTCCGAATGTGGAACTATAAAACAAAGTGATATTGATTTTTTGGAAAACTTAAGAAAAGATATACCTATCTTAATAGTAATAAGCAGGGCGGATAAAAAACAAATTGAGGATATAGAGAAAATTGAAAATGAGATTAGAATGAGTTTGAAAAAAAGGGGAGTTGGCGTTTTAGACATAATTCCATATTCATCAAAGAATTCAGATATGTATTCTATAAATAAGATAAAAAAATATTTAGAAAAGTGGAATATGAATGATGTCAAATGTACAATTTCAAGAGATTTTCAAGTACTTTTTGATAAATTTGGAGAGTGCTTTTATGAAGAAAGAAAAAGGGAAAAAGCAAATTTAAGTATTATAACTTCATTACTACTTAATATTCATCAGGCAGAAGAAATAAAAAAATTAGAGTTAATTCAAGAAGAAATTGCGTATAAGATGGATAGAATCAAGCAAAGCGAAAAGAAACTTAAACAACTAAATATGAAATTTTTAAGTTTATTAAGAAAATGTGCTGAAGAAGTTGAGATAGATATTTATGAGAGTTTGAAAGATGAGCAAAATGGTAATATAGTTAATTTTATTAAAGAATATAAAAAAGAAAATGGAATTAAAGATAAGAACTATAAAAATTTAATTAATATACGATTATATTATAGTAATAATGAAAGCTTAAAAAATAAGGTATTATTTTCAAATGATAATAACTCTATTATATATAAAGAAATAATAAATAGAAAATTAAGTTGCATGAATAGAGGATGGTTATTGCATCATAAAAGAAGCATAAAAAATATTATTAAAGGTTTTTCTAATTCAAGTTTTAAATTACCAAAAAAGAAAAAGAATAATAAT
- a CDS encoding YjfB family protein, translating into MDIAELSMVMSQSRIGELAGISVMKLAMNTGNENSQQMIETIRNVAVDPDRGNYIDVSI; encoded by the coding sequence ATGGATATAGCTGAATTATCAATGGTGATGAGTCAATCAAGAATTGGAGAATTAGCTGGTATATCAGTAATGAAACTAGCCATGAATACTGGAAATGAAAATTCTCAACAAATGATTGAAACGATTAGAAATGTTGCAGTTGATCCTGATAGAGGAAATTATATAGATGTTAGTATTTAA
- a CDS encoding flagellin encodes MRLAHNMFSLSIYKNYKSRLEETSKAVNNASTGNKLNSAKDNPGRIGKNETLKIQVLTNDAASKDIQDTNSMIQTFDGALQEINNSLNRMKELTVSAGAGSLNDGDKKVIQNEIDSIKAEIDSFANNTEFNGIKLSDSTQSGEATSLLKATVGNMDDESMQIPFFNVSAQNIGVGSLDVNDVGSSLDSIDKATQMISKVRSKYGSIQIRLEGTADYLSNKDLGIQTAQSRIGDADMAEEAMNYSKGQLLVNSSIGLMAQSNNFPKDCLNILANVK; translated from the coding sequence ATGAGGCTTGCACATAATATGTTTTCGTTAAGTATATATAAAAACTATAAAAGTAGACTTGAGGAAACTTCTAAAGCTGTAAATAATGCTAGTACGGGAAATAAATTAAATTCGGCTAAAGATAATCCGGGTAGAATTGGGAAAAATGAAACTTTAAAGATACAGGTGTTGACTAATGACGCAGCTAGTAAAGATATTCAAGATACTAATTCAATGATACAAACCTTTGATGGTGCACTTCAGGAAATAAACAATAGCTTAAATAGAATGAAAGAGTTAACAGTTAGCGCTGGAGCGGGAAGTTTGAATGATGGAGATAAAAAAGTGATTCAAAATGAAATTGATAGTATTAAGGCAGAAATTGATAGTTTTGCAAATAATACTGAATTTAATGGGATTAAGTTATCAGATTCTACTCAAAGTGGAGAAGCGACAAGTTTATTAAAAGCGACTGTTGGCAATATGGATGATGAAAGCATGCAAATACCATTTTTTAATGTAAGCGCACAAAATATTGGAGTTGGAAGTTTAGATGTAAATGATGTTGGTTCATCTCTTGATTCTATTGATAAAGCAACTCAAATGATAAGTAAAGTAAGAAGTAAATATGGTTCAATACAGATTAGACTAGAAGGAACTGCAGATTATTTAAGTAATAAAGATTTAGGTATTCAAACAGCTCAAAGTAGAATTGGTGATGCAGATATGGCAGAAGAAGCTATGAATTATTCAAAAGGACAGTTGTTAGTTAACTCTTCGATTGGATTAATGGCTCAAAGTAACAATTTCCCAAAAGATTGCTTGAATATTTTGGCTAATGTTAAATAG
- a CDS encoding dTDP-glucose 4,6-dehydratase, whose amino-acid sequence MNILVTGGAGFIGRWVVKRLLDDNHRVVALDNLSNGQIENIEEFTGSNFKFIKGDIKSEADLDEVFKEKYDIIYHLGASINVQDSIDDPTTTFYNDTVGTFNILEKAKIQMFGKNAKMEGEQWVLDTNEDTHPCKVVFMSTCMVYDVAGEEGISEKHPTKPVSPYGGSKIAAENMVLSYYNAYKLPTVVIRPFNTYGPFQKTGGEGGVVAIFINNSISGKDINIYGTGDQTRDLLYVKDCARFVIQSGYSENVNGEIVNAGTGRDVTVNELAEIISKNRVNINHVKHIHPQSEIMKLKCDYGKAKKLIGWEPEYTLEEGIKETEEWISKGGI is encoded by the coding sequence ATGAATATATTAGTAACAGGTGGAGCAGGATTTATTGGAAGATGGGTTGTTAAAAGATTATTAGATGATAATCATAGAGTAGTAGCTTTAGATAACTTATCAAACGGACAAATTGAAAATATAGAAGAGTTCACTGGAAGTAACTTTAAATTTATAAAAGGCGATATAAAAAGTGAAGCAGATTTAGATGAAGTATTTAAAGAAAAATATGATATTATATATCATTTAGGGGCATCTATAAATGTACAAGATAGTATTGATGACCCAACTACTACTTTTTATAATGATACGGTAGGTACCTTTAATATTCTTGAAAAAGCTAAAATTCAGATGTTTGGAAAGAATGCTAAGATGGAAGGAGAACAATGGGTATTAGATACAAATGAAGATACACATCCTTGCAAAGTGGTATTTATGAGTACTTGTATGGTTTATGATGTAGCTGGTGAAGAAGGTATAAGTGAAAAGCATCCAACAAAACCTGTCTCACCTTATGGTGGAAGTAAGATAGCAGCAGAAAATATGGTGCTTTCATATTACAATGCATATAAACTTCCAACAGTTGTTATAAGACCGTTTAATACATATGGACCATTCCAAAAGACAGGTGGAGAAGGTGGAGTGGTAGCAATATTTATCAATAACTCTATCTCAGGTAAAGATATTAATATATATGGTACTGGAGATCAGACTAGAGATTTATTATATGTAAAAGATTGTGCTAGATTTGTAATTCAATCAGGTTATAGCGAAAATGTAAATGGTGAAATTGTTAATGCAGGAACAGGAAGAGATGTTACTGTTAATGAGCTTGCTGAAATAATATCTAAAAATAGAGTGAATATAAATCACGTTAAGCATATTCATCCGCAAAGTGAAATAATGAAGCTAAAATGTGATTATGGTAAAGCTAAAAAATTAATTGGATGGGAGCCAGAATATACTTTAGAAGAAGGAATAAAAGAAACTGAGGAATGGATAAGTAAAGGTGGTATTTAG
- the pseG gene encoding UDP-2,4-diacetamido-2,4,6-trideoxy-beta-L-altropyranose hydrolase, giving the protein MKIAIQADGGTEIGMGHVMRTLVLAKEFLKENDVFYICRVESKDGCKQCIKVSDNEVNSLEKLEKFEINYSKYSQGIKKILSEGFTVKLINEDNLINELKWIKTDMLITDSYSVNEDYFHETKKIFRKTIYIDDTNKYYFDVDFLINQNIDAIDFEYKVNDDTKLLLGTKYLLLRDEFKKLPNKTIREKIQDIIITVGGADPYKLTKKILNYIGELNYNFHIVIGPSFVDTSFVEEFNSDNVKFYYNANMCEIMKKCDMAISACGSTLYELLACSVPAVGIIIAENQNGIANKLDEMGIIKNLGWHDKISKEELLNNINKLANDYELRKSLSKKASKLVDGKGAERIVKVLCEKI; this is encoded by the coding sequence ATGAAAATAGCTATTCAAGCAGATGGTGGTACTGAAATAGGTATGGGCCATGTTATGCGAACTTTAGTATTAGCTAAGGAATTTTTAAAAGAAAATGATGTTTTCTACATATGCAGAGTTGAAAGTAAAGATGGCTGCAAGCAATGTATAAAAGTAAGTGATAATGAAGTTAATTCCTTAGAGAAACTTGAAAAGTTTGAAATAAATTATAGTAAATATAGCCAAGGAATTAAAAAAATACTGTCTGAAGGTTTTACAGTTAAACTTATTAATGAAGATAATTTAATTAACGAACTGAAATGGATTAAGACAGATATGTTAATAACAGATAGTTATTCTGTTAATGAAGATTATTTTCATGAGACTAAAAAGATATTTAGAAAAACAATTTACATAGATGACACAAATAAGTATTATTTCGATGTGGATTTTTTAATAAATCAAAATATTGATGCTATTGATTTTGAATATAAGGTTAATGATGATACAAAATTATTACTCGGTACTAAATATTTATTATTAAGAGATGAGTTTAAAAAATTACCTAATAAAACTATTAGAGAGAAAATTCAAGATATAATTATTACTGTTGGTGGAGCAGATCCGTATAAGCTGACAAAAAAAATTTTAAATTATATTGGTGAATTAAATTATAATTTTCATATAGTAATAGGACCATCTTTTGTTGATACTTCCTTTGTGGAAGAATTTAATAGTGATAATGTAAAGTTCTATTATAACGCAAATATGTGTGAAATAATGAAGAAATGTGATATGGCTATATCAGCATGTGGTAGTACTTTGTATGAATTATTAGCTTGCAGTGTTCCAGCCGTAGGCATTATTATTGCTGAAAATCAAAACGGAATTGCTAATAAATTAGATGAAATGGGTATTATAAAGAATCTAGGATGGCATGATAAAATAAGTAAAGAGGAGTTATTGAATAATATAAATAAATTGGCTAATGACTATGAATTAAGAAAATCGTTAAGTAAGAAAGCATCTAAATTAGTTGATGGTAAAGGTGCAGAAAGAATAGTAAAAGTATTATGTGAAAAGATTTAA